The Solea senegalensis isolate Sse05_10M linkage group LG12, IFAPA_SoseM_1, whole genome shotgun sequence DNA segment GTTTTATAATGATGTTCCAATGCTGATTGAGCACAGGAGTGGGTGGAGAGCTCTGCTCCTCTTAAAACGTCAGTATATGACTGTTAAATCACTGTTATatcacaaattaaatcaaacttgATTGAATCAAGACAAAACTGTTATTCCTCACAAAGGCACAGGGTCGGGCCTGAGTCATGTTTCTTTTGGTGCGCAGACTGGAATTCATTCTGATCCTCGGGGACTAGAGATGTAATTTTGTCTTACAGTCGCTATGAATCAAATTCAGTTTAAGCATTTTTTCAATCATGTGAGTGAAAATGAACCAACCTCAGCTGTAATCACACTCCATCATATTGATCTGAGCCTGTTCCATTGATACACTATCTAATCAATGTCTACCATTGTCTGGCAGCTGTTACTGGGACTGATCAGTTCTGAAACTGATCTCAGTGTCACATTCCCacataataacaatgatgatgctgatgacaGGGACGATTAGGGTGTGGAATGTAAGACAAACAACACATAGTGTAGATGCCAGGGTTACTGCTGTGGTTTATACAGGTTCTAGAATAACAATCAGTGCAACAATAAATTAGTTCTAATCACAGACTGCTGTTAAAGATAGTCAAGAGGGGGATAAAAAACAGTAATTTAATGAATCAGACTCTCAAGCTGTACAGATCATGTTCTTGCAGGAATAAGAATGCACTTGTGAACATGTCCTTCCATGGGTGTGTACGTTCACCGTCCTGGGAATGTGATAACACAAGCAGAGCTCCAGGTCGTTGCTGATACATGTGATATCATAAGGTGTTTCTCCGGTGCATTGTGTCCTAAAACCAAGGGGAAACATTTGAAATCAGTTTAGTAAACTCATGTGACTGTGACTAGCAACTGTGTGATGTAATATGATTTGatctaacatttatttaaaatgcggAATCACCAGAGGGAGACCCTCCTTTTAAAGTGATGCTGAGGATGgacataaacaaacatcaggcgtcatacacaacacaaaaacagacctTTTATTAATTGGCTGTTGAGTGAATGCCTAAAATTACCAAATGAAACAAGGAAATTGATCTTATGCcatgtttccaccggctcgactcAACTCCTCGCCTTGGCACGGTgtgattattttgtatttctactaacatagtctttttttttagtatctgctctggcgaggttccaaatgAGCTGAGGTGATGCTAtgcgtccgacacaagaatcaagccgaacaatgctgaactatcgatcagttaaaaagactaaaaatgtgggttaatctccaacagttaccaggcaaatgtctaaaatctcaatatttaacagaggagtctggtgtgtttagtgacagcactgttgATCGCGATCGAcgagcagcatcacaaacccctgacactgtgtttcagtccaccggtcatggaggaagtactgaacaaatagtttaaatgaactgattctaatgattcagttacactgaaaacaactgctttacaagtcattagtcactcgtttgtgtgtcgtgtgtaaaacaaagtcacggcagtttcatgcagttgtgcagtgatgactccgcccacgacCATAGATGGAAAAGATTGCTGCAATATCAGTTTAATCACAAGGAACCTGAAGGACCAAAGCAATTATTAAATTGTGTTGAAAGAGGGCCAGAGTTTCTAAATAACAATGAAGAAATATATGAAGGTAATTAAGGagctttaataataataaacagatgCCAGTGGTGAGTTTACTACTGTGTGAGAGACGCCCAGTCAACTTTATCACAACTCCTATCAGTTATTCAGTTACATTTTTTCTGCAGGTTAAAGTAAAGCAGgttatttttctgtaaaaatTGGTCAGCTTTTGACATAATTTGCAGGTGAGATAATTGATATGGAGTTTAAATGTGGATTTATTATCACACCAGGGGTCTGATGAGTTGAATTATTTGCTTTAAGCACTactttgagattaaaaatagcATCCTGGAGAACATTAAGACTGTTAAACAGGGGAACATCAAAGGTATTGGGGGTATACTGTATCATCTGAGAGCCATGAATACAGGATTCGGTACCATCTATCACCAGATATGAGATGGCGTTATAGACAGAATCTCAATTACCAAAATTGCGGTGAACCCTCTTGGGATTTTGAGTGTCTCTTCAACATTTCATCATACTCCACACAATAGGTGCACAGATATTTTAgtcaacaaaaatgaataaagtagTGGCTCGACAGCCACAGCCTGATTACAAACACTGAGACTTCCCACCCCAATCCTGTCTGTGTCACACAAAAGCACACTGTTTACCCACTTTTGCATATTGTCAAACTCGGTGTGAATTTGCATACGTAAGCAACAGGTTATGTAAATCAGAATGAGGCGTACAAGTGCTGCCTGTTTCATGTCGGCAGGCTTGACTCCAGCACATCTGGCTCGTTCTGCTCCCTGTCTTGTTTGAATTGAGGACTCATTAGGCAGATTTCCACATTGATATAACAAGGAATCGGGAGGAGAATAGTTGTATATGTTTACACCCTAAAAGCCAGTCACAGTTTCCcctgttaaaaacaaaagcaaaaaagtaATGACAACTGAGAGCTACACGGAAGTCTGAAAGGACCAAGCTGAGAAGTCTCGCTGTGCAGTTACAGTTAGAGGCAGACGGCATGTGGTCAGTTtgcctcacaaatgaagtttgCTTGGCAACAGTACAATCCAGGCCAAAGTAGAGGAGAACAGAGAATTCATGTTTAATTGAAGTTCAAGTTAGTCATGCAAACAAGAAGTTTGAGGAGGAGTTTGTGCAGATCAGATCCTTCCACTGGAGAAAAggttgttttagtgtgtgtttggcGAGACAGTGAGTTAATAAAGTGAGTCTGAGCTCAGTGTGTTCTATTTGGCTGCTTTGTTCCAAGCAGGTGGGAAGAAAGCTTGTATTTAGGACTTTGGCCCTGGGAGTGTAACTGCCGTCAAATAATTGTGCCACGGTTAAACTGCCAGCTTTGGCAACTCCCTCATTTCCATGccacagtgttgtgttgtttcaccAGACGGCCCTTAAATAATCCACCTGTCTGCTCTGAGCACTGTAACACCGGGTGGACTATCAAGGAAGACAagaataacaattaaaaatattgtatatgtatatatacatatgtgtattatgttttttattttcatgtgttttcaagtgtgtgtgtgtgtgtgtgtgtgtgaacagaggcAGCATGAGTGTGTCTCCGTGCAGCAGGCCTTATTTGGCTCGTGTTTGACCAGTTACCTCCTCTGGACTCTCAGAGGAGCTCTTGTTTCCGTCTGGCCTTGTAGGGCCATCCTCTCCTTTGAAACACCCCCATTGAGAGCTCATTGGTCCACAGCTTCGTACACAGaatcacacacgcacatcctTCTTCGATAACGACAGAAGCAGGAatgacacagtcaaacacacatttcagtcttcctcttctttctgtgtgtgtgactgtattttGCATTTCTGCACAGTAAAGGACACACCTGACAGCTCACCTTAAACGAGGTGAGGTCCAAAACGAGGTCCCCATGTTGTTCTTATAGACTTAAATTTACTGAGGTTTTTATTCTCTTAGATGGACATTATGAAGTTTTAATGTAAACAGGATGGACTGTTTGAAATCATATCCAAAGGCAATGACTCTCAGAAATGTCAATACAGTCTATTTAGAACATAATAATGCTCACTTAATTGGGACAGGATAAAACATAGTTAATTATTTCCTGAAGGGGAATTCAGTCATCCAGTAACTGGCAAAGTAGACAAGACAgcagataaaaaataaaggcaTATAAAAGGCAGTGCAATCAGTTAATAAAGGCATAAATAGTATTTCAACCAGTAACATAGACATCTTCCTTGTTGCCTGGCATTTTTCATACAGGTAAAACATAATGTGTCCTAAGTTCCCCCTCTTCACTACTCTTGTATCTTGACAGCAAATGTGTGGTAACGTAGTAACAGAGCAGTCTGCGTTCTCTGTGGTGTCATTATTACAATCGTGTCCTGAGATGAATCCTGTCCTTATTTCTGGAGCCCGCACTGACAGCAGCGCTGCGAACCAAACGCCCGTTGGTTTCCTCCTACGGCTGAAATGAACATGTCAAACTGACAACTTCCTTTTTCTGTCTCCCCGCATGCAGATCAAAAAGCAACAGCAGGATGTCATGGGCTTCCTTTCAGCCAATAAGATTGAGTTTGAGGAGTGCGACATCGCAGCCGACATggccaacaggaagtggatgagAGAGAATATTCCTGAGGAGTCCAGGCCGGCGACGGGCAACCCTCTGCCCCCACAGATATTTAATGAAAGCAAATACTGCGGGGTGAGAAACACTCAGACTGTTGTCTGGCTGTTCATCGAGTTACATTACTATGATAGATCACATgatctcatacacacacacacaaatatacttAAATCTGATTATTGTAGCAATAGATGAAACAACTGTTTGTCTCATAATGAAGAACAATGCTTGTACATTGAAGCTTCTTTAACGGTGACCAAACAGAAAAAGAGACCACATCTTCTATTTTCAAACGTTCAAACTGACTCAGAGGACAGGTGGTGGAGGTGTAAACAGAGCTAAAAGGAGTATGGGTGTTGGATTTACCATTCAACAGATAAATCTCCAGGATTTGTTTTAGAaatgttacaaagaaaacatcacacatgGATCAATATATTTACATGTTAACTTGTTCTACCTTCTCCTGACAAATGAccatttcaaaatgattaaattaaattatactACATTATAATTAGCTGAGCTTTAAATCAGTAGATGAAAAGATTTGTGCAAACATTAATGCCAttaagaggaaaggaattgggcttgtaactggaaggttgctCGTTCAATCTTGGGGTGCCCTTGAGCATGGCACCCAATCCTCCATTGATCCCgggcacagataagtgctgtacactgctcctgtgcccggcttgtgtgtgttcactagtGGTGTgtaaatgcagaggacaaattcgCTATCACTAATTGGactgtgtgcaaaaatgactaattcattcattctgtatCTAGTAGACATGAAGCTAGTTGGTATAGCTTAGCCTAAAGACTGGAAACTCTGGACTCTAGACTCTGGAGAGAAAGAATGATTTAGGTTTAGAGGTCCTGTTTGTCTGATTTGATCTGAACCTTTGGACAGTGCGAGGAAAGATAAGATTACTGGTTCAggctttatatatataatggGCAGACGGGCAGGTATTGATCTTCTCATCTAACCATCTGGTTAAAGTAAATTACCTTACTGTATCTgataatgtcattttatgtcaacatttcacattaatcCTTTCAAGCACAGTCCTGCAATAAAATATCCCACTTCCTCCTGTTGACCTGTCCaaaacacaggtgtgtgtcGCACAGCTGGGGACTTGGCTGCACCTGCTGTGCCATTTTTCCATGGCTTCTTCGCTAAAGGGGAACTGACATGTATATGGCAGAGGTGTCAGCAGAAATacttctcattcactttgaatggagctTTGACAAAGGTTGCACGGAGaagaagttgagaaatgttccACTTTCCAAGCAGCAGCGTGAGAAGTGCCAGCCAATCACAACACGTTATGCAAATGTTCCAGCCCAGACACCAGccaataatatcacatttatgAGTTTAGCTCTAACAGTATAAAGCATCTCATTCAACACCATCCTCCCTGTTGCCAGGGTTCTTTTGTCGGACACTGCTCTGCAAACCACTGATAGCTGCTGTAATTCCAGCACCGAGCATCAGGCACGTCCACCGTCAATCTTTGAAACAATGCATACGTGTGAGTCCACCTCAACTTCTGGCTTACATCTAGTGATGACTCAAATGTCCAAATGATTGCATTTATTATAGTCTGGCATGGATTGTAGACATCCGTTTTTCTTTTGAAAGTTCATTTAATCCAGggttgtcaaactcaaatggccTGTGGACCAATGAGCGTCtggtctggtcaagagggggccggtctagtGTAAAGATGCTACTGTTGCTCTATGAGCTTTAAATTATagtgcatttttcattttcattgtgataTCACAGTAagcatatttatgatgatatttcacagaatctcaaagtaaaagtgcttgttttgatatggaatgatgtacacatcaaaataaaagaaacataaatagctaaataaatctattataatatcaaaacaaagaaatacatctaaaatgaagtaaataataatgtggacaactgtaattaaatcACCAAACTAGcttatatgtaatttaatgttgaatataATGCATTTAATAATGCAGTAACTACAACCAAATGTCTGATTATATGTTTGTAATATCCTCCTGACTAccaggaaaaaaatatatattcaaaaatctaaaaaatattGTGACCAAAGCCACACCCCTTCACATTTGGTATCATTGAAAATGTCCTCTGTAGATAGCAAAAGGAGTTCATTCAGTGGTATGCAGTGGGTTGGAGTTATTCAGGTTTACAAATGTCCTCCACAGAGGAGAAATTTGAACTACTGGTAGTCAGGAGGATATTATTACAAAAATTAAAACCACCTCGCTGGCAGCTGTGCTTCAGCCACACATGCTGAGTGATTAAAGGAAGAGGACATCacgggccatgttttcattataacatattaagtggtgggccgcatgtggcccacaggccaccagtttgacatcTCTGTTTTATACctcacaggtttgtttttttcaaccaGTGGGTTTTGATCGACACTCCTTGGTCAAACAactacaaggtttttttttattaattatatacTTGGTGAACTAATTcctgcttcatttttggcagcagTGCAAATTTGGCAACCCTAAGACATTCTTTTGTCTTGAAAAGTAAAGTTATTTCATGGCTCACGGCTAGGCTTTTAGAAATaactttactttttacaacttgcGACAGCACtcatcatttctttatttcctcttaCTTTATTCAATTTGCAACTTAAAACCTTTGAAATAAAAGGTACATTGTGCCTGAGCTCCATTGTGCTATTGGCAGAAATGGGAGTAGGTTACACATAATATGGAAGTCTCCactcttaaccttcaagtctcaagtaAGTCCAAAGAATCAAGCAAGCCAAGTTGAATCCCTGCTTTAAATGAAGTTATAAGTCAAGTCGTATTAATGTAGAACatgatttcccagatattccacatttaaatatgttttttttttttttgaagacagTAATTTTGAACTACTAGAGTTTTATCAGTAACAGAAACCCTGTATTACTCATACAATGTAAAGATGGCTTCATGGTCCCATACAACTGAATTGtttataaacaatatatatatatacaattaacatgaatgaaatgaaaataaataagtcCAATATGTAAAGAACATTAGGTTTACATTGAACGGTTCAATGCAGGCAAGTCTCAAGTCCTCACAGTTAAGTCACGTCTCGAGTCTCGaggtgaaaaaaacaccacagggcagaacaaCCAATATACCCACAGATTTGATTGTGAACGAGGCTCAGCACACTGGTTATTACCCCGTGCTACTCCCAGTAGACACACATGAGGCTCTTAGCCATGAGCGCTGTGGCTTCATGCTGTGCAGCTAATGGACGTATGGAAGTGAAGTTGCACATGAAGGATGGGCTGTATTGAATGTCACAGACAAAGAGAACATCATTTCCCAGGACACTTGTCACTGCAGTGtccttctgtttgtgtgtgtactgctatgtgtgtgtgtgtgtgtgtgtgaatagggAGGGAAACAAAGGGccgagagagtgagaaagagagataaAATGGCTGAATGTGCTCGTTTGTTTACACTGGTTTGAATTCTAAAAGGAGAATACCCTCCTAACAGAATGACTGCTGGGGCCTGTTCTTACACAAATAGCACGACCGTGACTGCTTCTCATACACTTGCTCCAAACTCTGTTTCACACGGTCATTCCTGAGGTTGCACTTTTTTGATTTGATCAAACTACATGTAACtgcatgtcttcttcttcttcttcttcttcttcttcttcttcttcttcttcttcttcttcttcttctccctccttAGGACTATGAGGCCTTCTTTGATGCCAGAGAGGACAATGCCGTGTATGCATTTCTGGGTCTGACCGCTCCCCCAGGCTCTAAGGTAAGcttacaaacacaaacacatgctgataTCTGTCCTTTCATTGAACCACATTCCAAAAAGAAATAACCATATTTCCTGTAAAACCAGCCTATGAGCGTGAATACATATTTATCCTCGAGGTATGGTTTttacacaggaaacacacatattatataatacagTACATCTGTTCATGATAATTTAACACCTAAGCAGGCCTCCTGCACACTGGCACCTCCTCTCTGCCAC contains these protein-coding regions:
- the sh3bgrl gene encoding SH3 domain-binding glutamic acid-rich-like protein, producing MVIKVYIASSSGSTSIKKQQQDVMGFLSANKIEFEECDIAADMANRKWMRENIPEESRPATGNPLPPQIFNESKYCGDYEAFFDAREDNAVYAFLGLTAPPGSKEAEALAKKEQQ